The stretch of DNA CTTCGAGAACGGCGACCTCTGGGGCGTCATCAGCGACGACGCCATCCTCGAGGCCGTCCTCGAGAACCTCGACGCGCTGACCGTCGAAGACATCTACACCGCCGATCCGGTCACGCTGACCGAGGACGACGGGATCGGGAAGGCGATCAACCTCCTGCGCGAGCACGGCATCTCCCGACTGCCGATTCTCAACGAGAACGGCTACCTCTCGGGCGTCGTGACGACCCACGACATCGCCGACTTCGTCATCCGCAAGAGCAACACGACGACCACCGGCGACCGGGTCGGCGACTCCCAGCGGATGCTCGACGTCCCGGTCTACGACATCATGAACAGCCCCGTCGAGACGACGACGCTCGACGCCACCGCCAAGGAGGCCGTCGAAGCGATGCTCAAGGACGATTACGCGGGGCTGATGGTCACGCCGGAGGACGACGACCGGGTCGTCATCGGCGTCATCACCAAGACGGACGTCCTGCGCGCGCTGACGTTCACCGAGGAGAAACACATGGACGTCCAGATCACGAACATCTCGATGCTCGACACCATCACCCGGGAGTCGATCGTCCAGAGCATCGAGGAGGTCTCGGACAAGTACGCCGACATGCAGGTGCTACACGCCCACGTCCGCTTCCACGAGCACAACGAGAAGCTCCGGGGCACCCCGCTCGTGCAGTGTCAGATCCGCCTGCGCACCAACAAGGAACAGGTCGCCGGCACCGGCGAGGGGTACGGCTCGGAGAACGCCTTCCGCGTCGCGCTCGACAAACTCGAGCGCAACGTCCTGGAGCTCAAGGGCGTCACCAGCGACGAGGAGTACCGCGGACAGCTACTGCGGAAACTCAATCAGATCTAGCGGGCAGTCGAGTCGCGACGCGGTCTCGCGACCGGCGGCGTCGCATTTTCACCCGCTGAAACGGCAGTAACGGACAATTATCGGCCAGCGACTGCCGGGGATCGCCGACCCGACCGGCTTCAGGATCGTCTCGTCTCGTCCCCTCCCTCGAGGCCGGTATCCGTGATTCGGAACTGCACGGACTCGCCGGCCGGTTTCGAGCGGTGCTTCTCGAGGGTGGCGCGTCGGTTGCCGCCGCGGAAGCGCTCGAGGCGGACGACGGCACCGGTCCAGTGCTCTAGCGTATTCCCGCCCAGCGCTCGCGTGCGATCCGAGTCGGGATCGGCGAAGACCTGGTTGGTCAGGACGACCGCCAGCTCGTGTTTGCGGGCCAGCGAGAGCAGATGCGTCACCTGCCGGGCGACGCTGCGCAACGCCTCGCCCTCGTCGCCGTCGGCGGTTCGCTCGAGCCGGTAGAAGCCGGTCGCGCTGTCGAGGACGATCAGGTCCGCGCGCTCGGCGAACTCCTCGGCGTCGCGGACGGCCTCGGCCTGTTCATCGAAGTCGAGCGCGTCTTCGATGACGATTCGCGAGGCGACGGCTTCGACGTCGGCGGGCTCCCCGCCGTCGCCGGCTCGAGCCGGTCGGCCGTCGACGGTGGCCTCGAGCAGTTGCCGGAAGCGGTCGACCGAGACGCCCTCGGTGTCGATGTAGACCGCCGTGCCGCCGTCGACGGCCGTCTGGACGGCCGCCGACAGCGCGATGTTCGTCTTCCCGGCGGCCGGGGGACCGTACAACTGCGTGACGGTGCCGCGTTCGAACCCCCCATCGAGCAGCTCGTCGACCGGACCACAGCCGGTTGGAATCGCCTCGTCGGTCACGGTTCGAGTTGGCAGGGTACGCGCAAAAAGGCCCCGGAACGAACCGGGTACGACCCACGCCAGGGACGGTGCGACTCGCCGCCCCGTCTCGGACTGCCGACCCGAGCGGCGGCGGACGCGGACCGTCCCGCGGTGAGCCGGTGAGGCGTGCGAGGACTTCGGTCGGCGAACGACGCGGGAGAGCAGGGCCGTCGAAGCTCGACGCTGGGGGCAGTTCGAAGCGACTCGACTGCTCACTCCGCACGCGTCTCCGAGGGGGGCCATCGGTATCTGTCGAATTCCGCGGTAGCAGTCGCTCGTGGGTAGTTGAGAGACGGGGTAGGTCAGTCAGGTGAACGCGCGTGGAAACCACGTGCGCTGAAAGGTAACTGTCTGACCGTGCCGTCACCCCGACCTTTCCGGCATCGGTACAAAACACCTCCGGTACACGGTTCCAAATCGATCGCGCGACGGCGACGGATTCTACCGACCGAAGGGGACCGATACAGCGGGACGACGAAGGGGCAGCGAGCAGTTTCCTCTCCCGGCGCGCACGGACCGGAGTGCAACCGTCGACACACCTATCCGTTCGCTCGTCTACCCAGCGCCAATGTGGCCGTGGGGACACCTCGCCATCGCCTACCTCGTTTACACGCTCTACTCGCGGGTCCGATACGGACGGTCGCCGCGCGCGCTCCCGGCGATCGCAGTCGCGATCGGCTCGCAGTTCCCGGACCTGATCGACAAACCGCTCGCGTGGGAACTGGGGCTACTCTCGAGCGGGCGGTCGCTCGCGCACTCGATCACTGTCGCCTCGCTACTGATTCCGGTCGTGTACGCCGTCGGCGTCCGCGTCGGTCATCGAGAGAGCGCGGCGGCGTTCGCGATCGGCCACGTCACGCACCTCGTTACCGATCTCCCGCCGATGCCGTTTCGCGGCGACTTCGACGGTGCGACGTATCTGTTCTGGCCCTTCCTCGGACCCCCGGAGTACGGCGAATCCGGCGGCGTTCTCGTTCTGTTCTCGAGACATTCGTTCAGCATCCGTAACACCGTCCAACTCGCGGTGTTCGCCATCGCGATCGTCGTCTGGTATCGCGATCGCGTCCCCGGGCTCGGGTTCGCGTGGCGATCGGTGCGGCGATACGTCCCGCTGGGAGAGTAGCGGCGGATCACTCCGCGGGAGTCGAGGCGACCGTCGTGGCCTCGTCCAACGGACCCGCCCGTCGAGACCCGCGTACCGCCGCGTCCCGTCGAATCGACCGAGAAACGTGACCACCTGCGGTTCGACAAAAAGGCGTGGACTCGCGACCGCGGCCGGCACGTTGAGCCCTGTTCGCGGGCCACGACCGACCGTTTACCGATTCAATAGCGAATTGTGGCACTCGAACGGCATCGAGCGACCGCACGCAGTCCGCGCATTTGGCCGCGTTTTCCGTGGAGACGAGTCTCCGAAGAACGCGGTCCGACTCACAGTATTTTCCCGGGATTGCGTCTCCTTGGCGGGAACTAGTTCGTTCGGTTCGAAGTGCTGTGATCGCTCGGTCGCGTACTCGTTTCCCGACCCGTCGAAACCGATCGCCGAACTCGCCGGCGGACGGTGCCGCTTCGACGGGCCATCTCGTCTCGGTGAGTCGCTCGAGCGGCGCAGCGACACCGTTTCCGGGGCGAGTAACCACCGCAGTAGTGACCGTCTCGAGAGCCTTCCCTCCGTCCGAACGGACCGGGTCGACGAGGGCGAACGGGACTCGGCTCGATACCCGCTTCACAGCCAGTTCTTCGCACTGTCGTCTATTGGTATGGGCGCTGTACAGGGAGCGCCGACGGGATCACGTTGCGGTATTCTACTATTGGGAACCCGCGTCTCACGTCGACGGCCACCACACGCTCGCGCGATGTCGATTTCGAAGCGGCGCGAAACCGACGAGCGCGACACTTTATTTTTGGTGGGGGCGAAGTCCGACCTGTGATCGTCGTCGCCACGGCAGACTTCGAGGTGTACCACGACGTCGTCAACGAGCTTCGGGACCGCGGAACGACGTTTACAACCGTCGAGCCCGACGAAGCGCTGCCGGACGGTGCCACCGTCGTCGTTACCGGGGCCGACCACGCCGACACCTTCACGGACGTGACGACGATCGTCGCCGACCCGGACGACCCCCGACGTGCGGTCGATCAGGCCCTGGCCGCGGTTCGCGGCGACGGCGGCCGAACGGTCATCGGCGTCGATCCGGGCCGGAAACCCGGCATCGCCGTCCTCGCGGGCGAGACCGTCGTCGCGGCCTTTCACGTACCGCTCGGCGACGCCGTCGACGTGATCCAGCGCGAGGCCGCCGAAGCCCCGTCGCCGGTCGTCCGAATCGGGGACGGCTCCCGGCTCGAGAGCGCGAAACTGGTCAACGAACTCGACTCCGTCACCGTCGAACTCGTGGACGAGACCGGGACGACTCCCTATCTGGGTACGGGCACCCGTGGAATGGGCGACGTGCTCGCCGCGGTCAACATCGCCCGACTCGAGGGGGAGGTCGTCGACGCCCGCGAGATCGAGCCGACGGAGGGGGAGATTCAGGTCATCAAGGACCGCTCTCGCGAACGGAGCGAGCGGAACCGAGCGATCGACGAGGTGCTCGCGCGCCGGGTCGCTGCGGGCGAGTTGACCGTCGACGAGGCGCTCGCCGAACATCGAGGCGACGGGGCGGGATCGGCGACCGAACCGACGAACTCGGACGACTCCGACGAGTCGTAGCCGATCATCGAGGCGAACCGATCTCGAAACGTGCCGCGGTCGGGTCGTATCGAAACGGCGTCTCGGAACCGAACGGACGGCCGTCGCTGCCAGTACCCGTGACCGACGCCCGGCTCGAGGACGGAATCGGTCTCGAGCGGGACTCGAGTATTGCGGCAAAAGAAACGGAAGTGGTCTGTCACGTCGGTCGAAAACCGACCGTGTGACGGGGTGGAATTACGCGCCTACCCAGACGTTCGTCGACGCGACGGACGTGAGCTGGATGTTCTCGTTCTCCTGCATCGTGATCTGCGAACTCCCGGCGCTGCCGTTGTCGGCGGCGACCGCGAGGGACGTGTGCTGCTGGTTCAGGTTCTCCTGCGAGATGAACTGGTACTGTTCGATCGCAGCACTCGCTTCCTGCTCACCGTCGTTCGTCTGCGTGGCGTTGGAGTCGAAGTCGTACGACATGCCAGGCGTAGCGCCCGAGTTGCCGTCGATGGTGACCGTCGTGCTCGAGGTTCGGGCGACGTCGTCGGAGACGTACCCGGGGCTCGCATAGACGTTCAGCGCGTCGGCGTAGCCGATCTGGGCGTTGTAGTTCTGCTGGTAGGCGAGCTGGACGGCGGTGGCCTCGCTCCCGTTCTCTGCGATGGCCATCGCGCTGTTCTGCAGGTTGATGTTCCGCTGTTCGACGCCCTGCTCCTGAGCGACGCCGGCGGTCGCCGTCTGCTCGGTTCCGTCGTCGCCTTTCTTGTCGGGCTTGTGCGTCTCGGTCTCGGTCGAGAGCATGTCGCTGCTGACGTCGCCCGCGGTCGCGACGTTCATTCCGGCCGAGGACGCGAGCAGGTTCGAGGCGTCGGCGCTTCCGAGCTGGGTGTTGAGGTTGCTCTGGTCGGTGAACTGGATCGCCGTCGCGGTGCTGTTGGCACCGACCGCGATGGCGACGGCACCGCGCTGTTCGTTGAGGTTGGCCTGTTCGACGTCCTGTTGCTGCGTGAGCAGCGAGTCGGCGTCCTGGCCCACGCTCGGCCCGTGGTCGCCGGACTTGTCCTTCTTGTGACCGAATTCGCCGTCACCGAGGTAGACGTTGGACGCGTTGGCGACGCCTTCCTGCAGGTTCTCGTTGCGCTGGTAGGACTGCTGGACGGCGGTCGCGTCGCTGTCGTTGACGGCGAGGGCGAACGCGGTGCTCTGGTTGTTGTAGTTAACCTGCGCGACGTCCTGCGACTGGGTCACAGCGGCGAGGGCCTCCTGGGTGACCGTCTCGTCGCCCTTCTTGTCTTTGACGCCCCAGCCGTCGAACTGCTGATCGCCACCGTTGCCGATGATGATGTTGACGTTACCGACGTTCTCGAACTGGGTTTCCGCGCTCTGCAGGCGGTTCGCGGCCGTGGCCGACCCGCGCTGCTCGTTGTCGTTGTACTGGTTCGACTCCTGGATGGCGGTCGCTTCGCCACCGTCGATCGAGATCGACACCGCGGAGCCCTGCTCGTTGAGGTTGACCTGATCGACGTCCTGGTACTGAATAACCTGCGCCGTCGAGTCGGCCGTGTCACCCGCGTGCTGATCGACGTACTCCTCGAGGGACATGTCGCTGAGGTCCGCGCCGAAGACCAGGTACAGCTCCTCACCGTCCTCGAGCGCGTGAACGGTTCCGTTCTCGAGGTCGCCGTCGCCGCCAGCCGTGGCGGCCGGGGCCCCGACCGCCACCATGGACAGGGCGACCATACAGGTCAGAAGGAGTGTCGTAGCTTGTGATCGTCTCGTCGTGTCGTTTGTCATTGATCGTTTGATATGGGTCGTGATGGTCTTTCGTTTCTGAGTCTATGCGACGCAAACCATCCTATCCGCATGAGTCCCTTTGTTATCGACACGTTGGGGGCCATATGAAGCGGCCTAGTGATCCGTAGGATGCTGCTTACACGGGGAAACCGTCGCCTTCGATCGGCTGCTGTGACACCCGGTTCCGGATGTTCTTCCGGACTGATCCTTCACGAATCGTCGAAGCCATGGCCAGAATACACTGTTTTGGACCTGGACAGGTGGTCGCGAGATCGTTTCGAAAATAGAATCACCGGCTTTCCGGGTGATCGATGAGCGACGATCGGAACATATCGGATATTTCGGGGACGGAGCGGTCGCATGGGACGTCGAAACCGCAGTTGACGGCTGCGATCGGGTCGTCGTTTCGGCGACCAGTTTCCGATTAGCGTCGGTGAACGATCGCACCACGACCATCAGGTGGTTCGTCCGTGACTCTAATGCCGGATTCGTCACGAAACCGTTTGCCGGGTTCAAATGCGTCGCCGTCAATAGCAGTGACTGGGCACCGCGACACGACGGGGGCCCGGGAGGTGACCGCTCCCACACGGGGAGCGACAGCGCCGTCACTCGAGGCGCGGCCTCTTCGTGGATCTCTACGGAATACCCCGTCTGTGGTTCGCACGCGTGCTGCCCGAGACGAAACACGGTGACACACGAAATGAAACGTACACACACACTCGCGCTGATGATCGCGC from Natrinema salaciae encodes:
- a CDS encoding CBS domain-containing protein — translated: MNIADIATTEFIEVDVGTRMGKVRSMFEDGNPKGIIVTDDGAYEGVISEREVLQSHVEDDAKVAALTKPSRSTPSPKVDRQEDVRETARVLVESNAKVAPVFENGDLWGVISDDAILEAVLENLDALTVEDIYTADPVTLTEDDGIGKAINLLREHGISRLPILNENGYLSGVVTTHDIADFVIRKSNTTTTGDRVGDSQRMLDVPVYDIMNSPVETTTLDATAKEAVEAMLKDDYAGLMVTPEDDDRVVIGVITKTDVLRALTFTEEKHMDVQITNISMLDTITRESIVQSIEEVSDKYADMQVLHAHVRFHEHNEKLRGTPLVQCQIRLRTNKEQVAGTGEGYGSENAFRVALDKLERNVLELKGVTSDEEYRGQLLRKLNQI
- the radB gene encoding DNA repair and recombination protein RadB, translating into MTDEAIPTGCGPVDELLDGGFERGTVTQLYGPPAAGKTNIALSAAVQTAVDGGTAVYIDTEGVSVDRFRQLLEATVDGRPARAGDGGEPADVEAVASRIVIEDALDFDEQAEAVRDAEEFAERADLIVLDSATGFYRLERTADGDEGEALRSVARQVTHLLSLARKHELAVVLTNQVFADPDSDRTRALGGNTLEHWTGAVVRLERFRGGNRRATLEKHRSKPAGESVQFRITDTGLEGGDETRRS
- a CDS encoding metal-dependent hydrolase, producing the protein MWPWGHLAIAYLVYTLYSRVRYGRSPRALPAIAVAIGSQFPDLIDKPLAWELGLLSSGRSLAHSITVASLLIPVVYAVGVRVGHRESAAAFAIGHVTHLVTDLPPMPFRGDFDGATYLFWPFLGPPEYGESGGVLVLFSRHSFSIRNTVQLAVFAIAIVVWYRDRVPGLGFAWRSVRRYVPLGE